A genomic segment from Fusarium keratoplasticum isolate Fu6.1 chromosome 10, whole genome shotgun sequence encodes:
- a CDS encoding Exocyst complex protein EXO70 — MSVGLVNSAHNTLDEEARAEVDVLNSRLEKTTQLTRKIQSCLNRLETTGKSVRDVAGPLTGETKRLQTLGNNVDSVLAAIERLRQPADSKNDEEQIIRVGPEKAGLPNYLASIKRLNKALNEMQASNLRANQQTMADLARLIKTGNNQLESHFDTLLRAETPRSIEPLHFITKDKPFPALPQDKIARLGLVYSYVAGSQHQGGPESPVARIYADVRGPYLSGSLANLAAASVNTAKKKNPDAIYRAGTNGIGTYAQAMEGLFLAEYDNVCSIFTREDWGVVFQATCQAALAELARTLRELNAHIKNHLNTDCYLGYEVTEIVSALSGNLDTRTGELKGALAAALKPVRETAKSSLAELLEDTRRKVAFLQVLPSDGAPIPLVSETMQRLQAMVEFLRPISSIMISIGDGGWKSNAGSNNRSADVIPSLASFDIGADGRDIFAHYCLDTIETLLSGLDQKARLLLKTRAVAGVFMANTVIIIQRMVRDSDLSPLLESKLDVLDQWRKKSTAAYTDICKDLSVHLFDTIHTNRSHRPTSGPVDSASIIKALGSKDKDKIKEKFTQFNSAFDDMVSRHKSYSMEREVRKMFGEDIRQKLQPLYDRFWDRYHEIDKGKGKYVKYDKSSIAAVFLSLAS, encoded by the exons ATGTCGGTTGGACTTGTTAACAGTGCTCACAACAcgctggacgaggaggcgaggGCCGAGGTCGATGTTCTTAACTCGCGTCTAGAAAAGACAACACAGTTGACCAGAAAAATCCAGTCTTGTCTCAACCGGCTTGAAACTACTGGCAAAAGCGTGCGCGATGTTGCTGGCCCACTAACTGGGGAAACCAAGCGGCTACAAACTTTGGGAAATA ACGTTGATTCTGTCCTCGCTGCGATCGAGCGCCTCCGCCAACCTGCCGATAGCAAGAATGACGAAGAACAGATCATTCGGGTGGGACCTGAAAAGGCCGGCCTTCCCAACTATTTGGCTTCCATAAAGCGTCTGAACAAGGCGTTGAACGAGATGCAAGCATCTAACCTGCGCGCGAACCAGCAAACGATGGCTGATCTGGCCCGTTTGATCAAAACGGGCAACAATCAGCTCGAAAGCCACTTCGATACCCTCCTTCGCGCAGAAACACCACGATCCATCGAGCCTTTACAtttcatcaccaaggacaagCCATTCCCTGCGCTTCCTCAGGATAAGATCGCTCGGCTTGGTCTTGTCTATTCTTACGTGGCAGGAAGTCAGCATCAAGGAGGACCGGAGTCCCCGGTTGCTAGAATCTATGCTGACGTACGTGGGCCATACCTCTCTGGATCCCTCGCCAACCTAGCGGCTGCGAGCGTCAacacggccaagaagaagaatccCGATGCTATCTATCGAGCAGGCACCAACGGTATCGGGACCTACGCACAGGCTATGGAGGGTTTATTCCTAGCAGAGTATGACAATGTGTGCAGCATCTTCACCCGGGAGGATTGGGGCGTCGTCTTTCAGGCTACATGCCAGGCAGCACTGGCCGAGCTGGCACGCACTTTGCGCGAACTGAATGCCCACATCAAGAATCACCTCAATACAGACTGCTATCTGGGATACGAAGTCACCGAGATTGTTTCGGCGCTGTCCGGCAACCTGGACACACGAACCGGCGAGCTAAAAGGGGCTCTCGCCGCTGCTCTGAAACCCGTTCGAGAGACCGCCAAGTCGTCTCTTGCCGAATTACTGGAGGATACAAGACGCAAGGTTGCGTTCTTGCAGGTGTTGCCGTCAGATGGCGCACCGATACCACTTGTTTCGGAAACGATGCAGCGTTTACAGGCCATGGTGGAGTTCCTGCGACCGATCTCAAGCATCATGATCTCTATCGGCGATGGTGGATGGAAATCTAACGCGGGATCCAACAACCGATCGGCAGATGTGATCCCGAGCCTCGCGTCTTTCGATATTGGGGCAGATGGCCGAGACATTTTTGCCCACTACTgtctcgacaccatcgaAACGCTTCTCTCGGGTCTGGACCAAAAGGCGCGGTTGCTCCTCAAGACAAGAGCGGTTGCGGGAGTATTCATGGCCaacaccgtcatcatcatccaacgCATGGTGCGTGACTCCGATCTATCGCCCCTGTTGGAATCGAAGCTGGATGTTCTCGATCAATGGCGGAAGAAGAGCACAGCAGCATACACGGATATTTGCAAAGACCTCTCAGTGCATCTTTTTGACACTATCCACACAAATCGCTCACACCGTCCCACCTCTGGACCCGTTGATTCGGcgtccatcatcaaggcgCTCGGAAgcaaagacaaggacaagatcaaggagaagttTACGCAATTCAACAGTGCGTTTGACGACATGGTCTCCCGGCACAAGTCATACAGCATGGAACGTGAGGTCCGCAAGATGTTCGGAGAGGATATCCGCCAGAAACTGCAGCCACTCTACGACCGCTTTTGGGATCGCTACCACGAAATTGACAAGGGCAAAGGCAAATATGTCAAGTATGACAAGTCTTCGATTGCTGCCGTTTTCCTCAGCCTGGCGTCATAA
- a CDS encoding DNA replication licensing factor MCM3 has translation MDSFMLGDEGVRDRIRQAEEFLDPNDPQVRSYRSDIILMLQKNQRRLTVNLDHVRNHNADLAQGLLEQPFDYTLAFDQALKNIVQALPQARPDQSAKDTMYYCAWAGSFGLNACNPRTLSSHLLNYMVSIEGIVTRCSLIRPKVVKSVHYNETKDRFHFREYQDQTMTNGVTTSSVYPREDDDGNPLITEYGFCTYRDHQTISIQEMPERAPAGQLPRGVDAILDDDLVDRVKPGDRVQLVGIYRTLGNRNTNHNSALFKTMILTNNVVLLSSKSGGGVATATITDTDIRNINKVAKKKNLLELLSQSLAPSIYGHDYVKKAILLMLLGGMEKNLENGTHLRGDINILMVGDPSTAKSQLLRFVLNTAPLAIATTGRGSSGVGLTAAVTSDKETGERRLEAGAMVMADRGVVCIDEFDKMSDVDRVAIHEVMEQQTVTIAKAGIHTSLNARCSVIAAANPIFGQYDPHKDPHKNIALPDSLLSRFDLLFVVTDDIEDTRDRHVSEHVLRMHRYRQPGSEEGAPVREQGAQSLGVSVTNQADSQGPTEVYEKYDAMLHSGVTVTSGRGANKKPEILSIPFMKKYIQYAKTRIKPVLTQEASDRIADIYVGLRNDEMEGNQRRTSPLTVRTLETIIRLATAHAKSRLSNRVEERDAVAAERILRFALFKEVVEDASRKKRRKTQAVDFASSNEESSSDDDQDGTQADGTRSNRSTSRATRTSSRLQSTASRAARNGGDAASSSREPDLDEEDTLAQPTPRRSGRRTQNTSQSQTSFASSIPASQLPSQTQAESQDDDELADGTAGLAIDDTPISTQRLGTFRTALGQLLSTNLFEDDSAELDAVVEAVNRKVGNRDGGAFTKGEATKALQKMGEANQIMFTEGDLVYKI, from the exons ATGGATTCTTTCATGCTTGGGGATGAAGGCGTACGCGATCGCATTCGCCAGGCCGAGGAATTTCTAGATCCCA ACGACCCTCAAGTGCGGAGTTATCGATCAGACATCATATTGATGCTACAGAAGAACCAGCGCCGCTTGACTGTCAATCTCGACCATGTGCGCAACCACAACGCAGATCTCGCCCAGGGCCTGCTGGAACAGCCCTTTGACTACACCCTGGCCTTTGATCAAGCCCTGAAGAACATCGTGCAGGCGCTTCCGCAGGCTCGGCCTGACCAGTCAGCAAAAGATACTATGTACTATTGTGCATGGGCTGGCAGCTTTGGCCTGAATGCTTGCAATCCCCGCACATTGTCGTCACATCTGCTCAACTACATGGTTTCTATCGAGGGCATTGTCACTCGTTGTTCGTTGATTCGGCccaaggttgtcaagagcGTTCATTACAATGAAACCAAGGATAGGTTTCACTTTCGCGAATACCAAGATCAAACCATGACCAACGGCGTGACCACCTCGAGCGTCTACCCTcgcgaggatgacgacggcaaCCCTCTTATCACCGAATATGGTTTCTGCACTTACAGGGATCATCAGACAATCTCTATTCAGGAGATGCCCGAGCGAGCACCGGCAGGACAACTCCCCCGCGGAGTGGACGCCATcctcgatgatgatcttgtcgatCGAGTGAAGCCAGGCGATCGCGTACAACTTGTTGGTATATACCGGACCCTGGGCAACCGAAACACCAACCACAACAGCGCCCTGTTCAAGACAATGATCTTGACCAACAACGTCGTTCTTCTTTCGTCAAAGTCTGGTGGCGGTGTGGCAACTGCGACTATAACTGATACCGATATtcgcaacatcaacaaggtgGCTAAGAAGAAGAACCTGCTCGAACTGCTCTCTCAGTCGCTCGCTCCCAGTATCTATGGACACGACTATGTCAAGAAGGCTATACTTTTAATGCTTCTAGGTGGTATGGAGAAGAATTTGGAGAACGGAACACATCTTCGAGGagacatcaacatcctcatgGTCGGTGATCCCTCTACCGCCAAGTCCCAGTTGCTCCGTTTCGTCCTCAATACCGCCCCTCTTGCCATTGCAACGACAGGTCGTGGCTCCTCCGGTGTTGGTCTGACAGCGGCCGTCACTTCGGACAAGGAGACGGGCGAGCGGCGACTGGAAGCTGGTgccatggtcatggctgACCGTGGTGTCGTTTGTATTGACGAATTCGACAAAATGTCAGATGTCGACAGAGTTGCAATTCACGAAGTCATGGAACAGCAGACTGTAACCATCGCCAAAGCCGGCATTCATACATCCCTCAATGCTCGATGCAGCGTcattgctgctgccaacCCCATCTTCGGCCAGTATGACCCACACAAGGATCCTCACAAGAACATCGCTCTTCCCGACTCTCTTCTTTCACGATTCGATCTGCTTTTTGTTGTCACGGATGACATCGAGGACACGCGTGACCGCCACGTGTCGGAGCATGTTCTCCGCATGCATCGATACCGGCAGCCAGGGAGCGAGGAGGGCGCACCTGTTAGGGAGCAGGGGGCGCAATCTTTGGGTGTCTCCGTCACCAACCAGGCAGATTCGCAAGGTCCGACAGAGGTGTATGAGAAGTACGATGCCATGCTTCACTCGGGTGTCACCGTCACATCCGGACGCGGCGCGAACAAGAAACCCGAGATTCTGAGTATCCCGTTCATGAAGAAGTACATTCAATACGCCAAGACAAGAATCAAGCCAGTCTTGACACAGGAGGCCTCTGATCGAATTGCGGACATCTATGTCGGGCTTCGAaatgatgagatggaaggcAACCAGCGACGAACAAGTCCCTTGACTGTGCGTACCTTGGAGACCATCATCCGTCTCGCGACAGCACACGCCAAGTCTCGACTATCCAACAGGGTTGAAGAGCGGGATGCAGTTGCTGCGGAGCGCATTCTAAGATTTGCTCTCTTCAAGGAGGTTGTAGAGGATGCCTCTcgcaagaagaggagaaagacaCAAGCGGTCGACTTTGCTTCTTCCAACGAGGAGAGTTCCAGTGATGACGACCAGGACGGAACTCAAGCCGATGGCACACGGTCAAACAGATCGACATCCCGAGCGACACGTACCAGCAGCCGTCTTCAATCGACCGCCTCCCGGGCAGCACGTAATGGAGGCGATGCGGCGTCCTCTAGCAGAGAACCAGacttggatgaggaggacacTCTCGCACAACCCACACCGCGCCGCTCTGGCAGACGAACACAGAACACCTCGCAATCGCAAACCTCATTCGCATCCTCCATACCCGCATCCCAGTTGCCATCCCAGACTCAGGCGGAGTcgcaagatgatgatgagttgGCGGATGGCACAGCCGGACTGGCAATCGATGACACGCCCATCAGCACCCAGCGTCTTGGAACATTCAGGACAGCGCTTGGTCAGCTTCTTAGCACGAATCTGTTCGAGGACGACTCTGCCGAACTAGATGCCGTGGTGGAAGCGGTCAATCGCAAGGTTGGAAACCGTGACGGTGGCGCTTTCACCAAGGGAGAGGCCACCAAGGCCCTACAAAAGATGGGAGAGGCAAACCAGATCAT GTTCACCGAGGGAGATCTTGTGTACAAGATTTGA